From a region of the Sporosarcina ureilytica genome:
- a CDS encoding formate--tetrahydrofolate ligase, with product MTEKIMPLTDLEIAKQVDMRSIWDIAKRADIPEDAIEPYGKFKAKIDPTKIKAKKKQGKVILVTAISPTPAGEGKSTVTVGLADALTKLDKNTMIALREPSLGPVMGMKGGATGGGYAQVVPMEDINLHFTGDIHAITTANNALSAFIDNHIHRGNDLRIDPRRITWKRVLDMNDRALRQVTIGLGGPAQGVPREDGFDITVASEIMAIFCLATDLSDLKERLSRIVIGYTYDKEPVTVQDLGVEGALTLLLKEAFKPNLVQTIEGTPALIHGGPFANIAHGCNSLVATNMARNLADYVVTEAGFGSDLGAEKFMNIKARNGAFSPEAVVVVATVRALKMHGGISRDALQAENEDAVLRGLVNLAKHIETVRTFGVEPIVSVNRFITDTSAEIEAILSWCQKHNVRVAITDVWENGGEGGLALAKEVLEVVESENHFAHLYDVEESVRTKVGKIVQQVYGGKDVIFTDEAMRDLQMIEQNGWNILPICMAKTQYSFSDDPKLLGRPEAFSITIREIIPKLGAGFLVCLTGDIMTMPGLPAQPAALNMDVDVDGNAIGLI from the coding sequence ATGACTGAGAAGATTATGCCATTGACAGATTTAGAAATTGCTAAACAAGTAGACATGAGGTCAATTTGGGACATTGCAAAGCGTGCAGATATTCCAGAAGACGCAATCGAACCTTATGGCAAATTTAAGGCCAAAATTGACCCGACAAAAATTAAAGCAAAGAAAAAGCAAGGAAAAGTCATTCTTGTCACAGCAATTAGTCCAACACCAGCTGGAGAAGGTAAGTCGACAGTCACTGTTGGTTTGGCGGATGCGCTTACAAAGCTTGACAAAAATACGATGATTGCATTACGTGAACCATCACTAGGACCTGTTATGGGAATGAAAGGCGGAGCAACAGGTGGCGGATACGCACAAGTTGTCCCAATGGAAGATATCAACCTACACTTTACTGGTGATATTCATGCAATTACAACGGCCAATAACGCATTAAGTGCATTCATCGATAATCATATTCATAGAGGCAATGACCTTCGTATCGATCCGCGCAGGATTACATGGAAACGTGTATTAGATATGAATGACCGAGCGTTAAGACAAGTCACCATTGGATTGGGCGGTCCAGCACAAGGGGTTCCCCGAGAAGATGGTTTTGATATTACGGTTGCTTCAGAAATTATGGCGATATTTTGTTTGGCAACAGATTTGTCAGACTTGAAAGAAAGGTTATCACGTATTGTTATCGGTTATACGTATGACAAAGAACCCGTAACTGTTCAAGATTTAGGTGTTGAAGGGGCACTTACGTTGTTATTGAAAGAAGCATTTAAGCCCAATTTGGTGCAAACGATTGAGGGTACCCCGGCCCTTATTCACGGTGGACCGTTTGCCAATATTGCACACGGATGTAACTCCTTAGTTGCAACGAATATGGCAAGAAACTTAGCTGACTATGTTGTAACGGAAGCAGGGTTTGGTTCAGACTTAGGTGCGGAAAAGTTTATGAATATAAAAGCAAGAAATGGAGCATTTTCACCGGAAGCTGTTGTCGTTGTAGCGACTGTTCGTGCGCTTAAAATGCACGGTGGAATTTCAAGAGACGCCTTACAAGCGGAAAATGAAGATGCTGTGTTAAGAGGACTCGTTAATTTAGCGAAGCATATTGAAACTGTTCGAACGTTTGGTGTTGAACCAATCGTTTCTGTGAATCGATTTATTACCGATACGAGTGCGGAGATTGAAGCGATTCTGTCATGGTGTCAGAAGCATAATGTTCGAGTCGCAATAACCGATGTATGGGAAAACGGAGGAGAAGGCGGTTTAGCGTTAGCAAAGGAAGTATTAGAAGTCGTAGAGAGCGAAAATCACTTTGCTCATTTATATGATGTAGAAGAATCTGTCAGAACGAAAGTAGGAAAAATCGTTCAACAAGTCTATGGCGGAAAAGATGTCATTTTCACGGATGAAGCCATGCGCGATTTACAAATGATTGAACAGAATGGCTGGAATATATTACCGATTTGTATGGCGAAAACACAATATTCCTTTTCCGACGACCCTAAATTATTAGGGAGACCCGAAGCATTTTCAATTACCATAAGGGAAATTATACCGAAATTAGGTGCAGGTTTTCTAGTTTGTTTAACAGGTGATATTATGACAATGCCTGGTTTACCCGCACAACCTGCCGCGTTGAATATGGATGTTGATGTTGATGGAAACGCAATTGGATTGATTTGA